From Pan troglodytes isolate AG18354 chromosome 11, NHGRI_mPanTro3-v2.0_pri, whole genome shotgun sequence, the proteins below share one genomic window:
- the LOC112204364 gene encoding small nuclear ribonucleoprotein E-like — MAYSGQGQKVQKVMVQPINLIFRYLQNRSRIQVWLYEQVNMQIEGCIIGFDEYMNLVLDDAEEIHSKTKSRKQLGRIMLKGDNITLLQSVSN; from the coding sequence ATGGCATACAGTGGCCAGGGCCAGAAAGTGCAGAAGGTTATGGTGCAGCCCATCAACCTCATCTTCAGATACTTACAAAATAGATCGCGGATTCAGGTGTGGCTCTATGAGCAAGTGAATATGCAGATAGAAGGCTGTATCATTGGTTTTGATGAGTATATGAACCTTGTATTAGATGATGCAGAAGAGATTCATTCTAAAACAAAGTCAAGAAAACAACTGGGTCGGATCATGCTAAAAGGAGATAATATTACTCTGCTACAAAGTGTCTCCAACTAG